From the Mangifera indica cultivar Alphonso chromosome 10, CATAS_Mindica_2.1, whole genome shotgun sequence genome, one window contains:
- the LOC123227815 gene encoding uncharacterized protein LOC123227815 codes for MTRNPQGDMGKKKKIAYFEYSEENNRKRFFTEKSVADSKFSCKFIIQYAEDIDNPSDYPIDYSERNYAVIFWVQPGREHHTNVVKGSPNPIWKQGFRMILNPDEEFGFLNMEVVRVHSRADPGTSTGLILVGRVQIPILRKPCMLSQRYGLVRPEGSGYKAEGHLYVSTIY; via the exons ATGACTCGAAATCCGCAG GGAGATATggggaagaaaaagaagattgcatattttgaatattcagAAGAAAACAATCGGAAGAGATTCTTCACTGAGAAGAGCGTTGCcgattcaaaattttcatgcaAATTCATCATTCAATACGCGGAGGACATAGACAATCCTAGCGATTATCCGATCGATTATTCAGAGAGGAATTACGCTGTTATATTCTGGGTTCAGCCTGGAAGAGAACACCACACTAATGTGGTGAAAGGTTCTCCAAATCCGATATGGAAACAGGGTTTTCGGATGATTTTAAACCCGGATGAGGAATTCGGATTCCTGAACATGGAAGTTGTAAGAGTACATTCCAGAGCAGATCCTGGAACCTCAACAGGCCTTATCTTGGTGGGAAGAGTTCAAATTCCAATACTAAGAAAACCTTGTATGCTATCTCAACGATACGGGCTTGTGAGACCTGAAGGTTCGGGTTACAAAGCTGAAGGTCACTTGTATGTCTCCACTATCTATTAA